Genomic segment of Williamwhitmania sp.:
TTAACGTAACCAGCTACGTTGACGAACGCATGGATGTTTATAAATCTACCGATGCTGCCTGTCGTTATTTGGAGTATTTATACCGCATTTTCAAGGATTGGCACTTGGCACTTGCAGCATACAATGGAGGACCGGGTGCTGTTCGTAATGCCATTTTGAGAAGTGGTGGCGAAACAAATTTCTGGAAGTTGCTACCATACCTACCCGAGCCAACCCGAAACTACATACCAGCCTTTATAGCGGCTACCTTCGTAGCGAAGAATTTTTCTGACTTTGATATTGAGCCTGTTGACCCTCTTTTTACCTACAGTGGAGTGGACACCGTTAAGGTGTATGGTGGTTTTTATCTCGATGGAGTAAAAAAATTCACCAATACCGATATGGAATTATTGCGATTTCTGAATCCTTCATTCAGAACTGGCTACATTCCGGAGAGTGGAGGATTTTACACGCTCGTGCTTCCGCATGCAGCCGTTAAGAATTTTTTCTTGAGAAGCAAGGAGGTTTATGCGTTCAAACCATCATCAAACAGCCTGTCTACCTTGGGTAGTAATACTGGAGATACCAGAGGGAAGCAACAGTTTACGTATGTAGTTCGCAGCGGTGATTACTACCACAAGTTGGCGCTTACCTTTGGCTGCACGGTTGATGATATTATGGCATGGAATCCTAATGAAGGAGAGGAGCTTGCCATTGGAGATAAGCTGCAAATTTGGGCAGACTCTGCTTTAGTTGCTAGGTTAAATGCCTCTGGAGTGGTTAAATGAAAAATTTAAAATGACAAATAGTATGAAACGAATTCCTTGGTTACTGGTTTTAGCCATTCTTCTGTCAGTAGGTGGCTGTAAGGAGGGGAAGAAGGGCCAAAACTTGCTTCCTAATCCGCTTGGAAAGCCTGGTGAGGTTCTGGTTGTTTTCCAGAAAAGCGGTGGTGATGTTGATACCCTTTGGAATACGCTGAAATCGATGCTAAGTGCCGAGTTTCCGTATCTCCCCCAATCTGAGCCATTGTTTGACGTGGTAAAGCTTCCTTCTCAAAACTTCAATAGCGTTAGGGGATATCGCAATATTATTCTTATCAATATTGATAATAAAACCTATCCAACGAGCAAAATTTTGCTGCGCTACGATGTTTGGGCATCGCCACAGCTGATTATGACGCTGGTTGGTCCATCACCTTTGGCAATTGCTAGCTACATTACCAAGGAAAAGGACAGGGTGGTGGGTATTTTAGAGCAAGCCGAGCGCGATAGGCAGATGGCAATCAATGCGCGATACTCAGATCAGCGGCTCGATCTATTAATTAAGCAGAAGTTTGGCATATCTCTTACTATCCCCAACGGCTATAAGCTAAATCGAAATGCCGATAATTTTGTTTGGATGTCTAGTGAAACTCCTTTTACAAGCCAGGGCATTTTTGTTTATGAATATCCCTACACCAGCGATAGCACCTTTACCGAAAAATATCTGGTGGATAAGCGTGATTTCTTTACTAAAAAGTATATTCCGGGTCCAAGTTATGGGTCTTATATGATTACTGGGCATTTCTATGAGCCCAAAGTAACTCCGTTGATGTATAAGGGACGCTACTTTGCAATGGTTCGTGGATTATGGGAGGTGCAAAACGATTACATGGGTGGACCCTTCGTAAGCCTTACCACTCTCGATGAGAAGCACAATAGGGTTATTACTGTAGGAGCCTATGTTTATGCACCAAAGGATGAAAAGCGAAACTTCGTTCGTCAGATGGAGGCTATCCTATTTTCATTTTCTCTAGCCGATAGCACTTCGGCAAAGTAAAAAAAATGGCCGGATGAAAGTCCGGCCATTATTGTGCTCAATCGTCGTCTTCTTCCGCTGCTGCAGCAGTAGATTTGGTTGCGCTCCGAATAATGCCCCTCTTGGAATTTTTAATGAAGTTCACAATGTAATCTCTATCTGGGTTTGACGGCATATTCTCCTCAATCCATTGAATACCCTGTGAAACATTCATCCCCTTTTGGTAAATGGAGCGGAATATTTCATGAATTTCATTCACCTTTTCGGGGTTGAAACCTCTTCGGCGAAGACCAATAATGTTTAGTCCAACGTAGGCAAGGGGGTCTTTTCCTGCCTTCACGTAGGGGGGAACATCTTTCCTAACCAACCCACCACCGGAAATCATTACATAGGAGCCAATGCGGACGAACTGATGAACCAGAACGTGTGCGCTGAGGATGGCAAAATCATCAATCTCCACCTCTCCAGCAAGCTGCGTTCCATTGCCAATAATAACGCTGTTGCCAACAATGCAGTCATGGGCAACATGAACGTATGCCATGAGTAGGCAATTGCTTCCAACTACAGTCTTAGCCCGTGCGGCAGTTCCTCTGTTCACGGTAACACACTCCCGGATAGTTGTATTGTCGCCAATTTCCACAACCGACACCTCTCCTTTGAACTTAAGGTCTTGAGGGATTGCACCTATAACGGCACCGGGGAAAATTCGGCAGTTTTTGCCAATCTTCACATAGTCGAAAATGGTTACGTTTGGGCCAATCCAAGTGCCTTCACCAATCTCAACCTTTTGGCTGATGTAGGAAAATGGTTCTACCACCACATTTGCACCAAGTTTGGCTTCAGGATGTATGTATGCCAGCGGCTGATTCATACTCAATATTTTAGTTTTTTATCTTGGTTATCTGTGCAGTAAGCTCTCCTTCTGCAACAAGGGTATCTCCAACGTATGCTTGTCCAAACATGCAGGCAATGCCACGACGAATGGGTTCAATAAATTCCAACTTAAAGATGAGGGTATCGCCAGGTACAACCTTACGTTTAAACTTCACCTTGTCAATTTTGAGGAAGTAGGTGAGATAGTTTTCGGGGTCTGGAACGGAGTTAAGAACTAAAATTCCGCCAACTTGGGCCATAGACTCTATTTGAAGAACACCTGGCATTACTGGTTCATCGGGGAAGTGACCAATAAAGAATCCTTCGTTCATGGTCACGTTTTTCACGCCCACAACCGAGCGCTCATCCATGGAGATAATTTTGTCAATAAGGAGGAATGGCGGGCGATGGGGGAGAATCCTCTGAATCTGCATTATGTTGAGCAGTGGCTGCTGGTTGAGGTCGTACTCTGGAGCCGAACCCTTGAGTGCCTCTCTGCGAGCCATCTTTTTCAGCACCTTGGCAAATTCTGTATTGGCATGATGCCCAGGCCTAATGGCCACAATTTTCCCTTTTATTGGCTGACCTGTAAGAGCTAGGTCACCAACCATATCGAGCAGCTTATGACGTGCAGGCTCATTCTGGAACCGGAGGTCTAGGTTGTTCAAAAACCCTTCGGGCTTAACATGAATCCTTGGCTTGTTGAATAGATCTGCAATTCGGTCGAGTTCAACTTGGGGAACCTCTCTCTCCATAATCACAATGGCATTCTCCAAATCGCCTCCCTTAATGAGGTTGTTTTTGAGTAGGAATTCCAGTTCATGGAAGAAAACAAATGTTCTGCAGGGACCAATTTCCTCATTGAATTCACTTACACTCCGCATGCGAGCGTACTGGTTACCGAGCACCTTCGAGTTGTAGTCGATCAACACATCAACCTTGAGCTCATCGTCTGGATAGGCAACGATTTCGATATTGCCCTTTGGATCGGTGAAAACTATCTTCTCCTTAATTACAAAATAGTTTCTATCGGCATTCTGCTCAACGGTACCCACCTTCTGAATGGCCTCCACGAAGTATTTGGAACTGCCGTCCATAATGGGGGTTTCAGGAGCATTTACTTTGATAATGGCGTTGTCGATGCCATTGCCCACAAGCGATGCCATAACGTGTTCGATGGTGCTTACCCTAACTCCGTTTTTTTCGATGGTGGTTCCTCTAGAGGTATCCACAACGTAGTCGGCCAGAGCTTCCAAAACGGGTTCTCCCTCCAAGTCGGTGCGTAAAAATTTTATTCCGTAGTTCTCTTCGGCTGGGCATATGGTGAGCTCAACCTGAAGCCCGGTATGTAGGCCCTTTCCTCTTAAGGTTACGGGCTCCTTGATAGTCTTTTGTTTATCTGCCATTACGCGGACATTAAATTACTTTTAAATTGTGCGCAAGATATAAAAAAAACGAAAACCCGCCATTGAGGTTGTTCCTCAAGGCGGGTTTGAATATTTTAACCGACGACTATTTTTCCATTGCCTTAACCTTCTTTTCCAACTCAATGACCTGAAGCCGTAGATCTGGTAAATTTTTAAATACAGCATAGCAGCGCTGGTATTTTCCAAAATGGAATGCCGGTGCTCCTTGAACAACATCTCCCTCATTTCTCATATTGGTGGTGATGCCCGATTGAGCGGCAACCTTCATGCCATCAGGGATGTTGAGGTGGCCAATAAAACCAACCTGACCTCCAATCATACACCGCTTGCCAATTTTGGTCGACCCCGAAACTCCCGTTTGAGCCGCAATAACAGTGTTTTCT
This window contains:
- a CDS encoding transglycosylase SLT domain-containing protein — protein: NVTSYVDERMDVYKSTDAACRYLEYLYRIFKDWHLALAAYNGGPGAVRNAILRSGGETNFWKLLPYLPEPTRNYIPAFIAATFVAKNFSDFDIEPVDPLFTYSGVDTVKVYGGFYLDGVKKFTNTDMELLRFLNPSFRTGYIPESGGFYTLVLPHAAVKNFFLRSKEVYAFKPSSNSLSTLGSNTGDTRGKQQFTYVVRSGDYYHKLALTFGCTVDDIMAWNPNEGEELAIGDKLQIWADSALVARLNASGVVK
- a CDS encoding DUF4837 family protein, translated to MKRIPWLLVLAILLSVGGCKEGKKGQNLLPNPLGKPGEVLVVFQKSGGDVDTLWNTLKSMLSAEFPYLPQSEPLFDVVKLPSQNFNSVRGYRNIILINIDNKTYPTSKILLRYDVWASPQLIMTLVGPSPLAIASYITKEKDRVVGILEQAERDRQMAINARYSDQRLDLLIKQKFGISLTIPNGYKLNRNADNFVWMSSETPFTSQGIFVYEYPYTSDSTFTEKYLVDKRDFFTKKYIPGPSYGSYMITGHFYEPKVTPLMYKGRYFAMVRGLWEVQNDYMGGPFVSLTTLDEKHNRVITVGAYVYAPKDEKRNFVRQMEAILFSFSLADSTSAK
- the lpxA gene encoding acyl-ACP--UDP-N-acetylglucosamine O-acyltransferase, producing the protein MNQPLAYIHPEAKLGANVVVEPFSYISQKVEIGEGTWIGPNVTIFDYVKIGKNCRIFPGAVIGAIPQDLKFKGEVSVVEIGDNTTIRECVTVNRGTAARAKTVVGSNCLLMAYVHVAHDCIVGNSVIIGNGTQLAGEVEIDDFAILSAHVLVHQFVRIGSYVMISGGGLVRKDVPPYVKAGKDPLAYVGLNIIGLRRRGFNPEKVNEIHEIFRSIYQKGMNVSQGIQWIEENMPSNPDRDYIVNFIKNSKRGIIRSATKSTAAAAEEDDD
- a CDS encoding bifunctional UDP-3-O-[3-hydroxymyristoyl] N-acetylglucosamine deacetylase/3-hydroxyacyl-ACP dehydratase, translating into MADKQKTIKEPVTLRGKGLHTGLQVELTICPAEENYGIKFLRTDLEGEPVLEALADYVVDTSRGTTIEKNGVRVSTIEHVMASLVGNGIDNAIIKVNAPETPIMDGSSKYFVEAIQKVGTVEQNADRNYFVIKEKIVFTDPKGNIEIVAYPDDELKVDVLIDYNSKVLGNQYARMRSVSEFNEEIGPCRTFVFFHELEFLLKNNLIKGGDLENAIVIMEREVPQVELDRIADLFNKPRIHVKPEGFLNNLDLRFQNEPARHKLLDMVGDLALTGQPIKGKIVAIRPGHHANTEFAKVLKKMARREALKGSAPEYDLNQQPLLNIMQIQRILPHRPPFLLIDKIISMDERSVVGVKNVTMNEGFFIGHFPDEPVMPGVLQIESMAQVGGILVLNSVPDPENYLTYFLKIDKVKFKRKVVPGDTLIFKLEFIEPIRRGIACMFGQAYVGDTLVAEGELTAQITKIKN